Proteins co-encoded in one Cydia splendana chromosome 11, ilCydSple1.2, whole genome shotgun sequence genomic window:
- the LOC134794843 gene encoding uncharacterized protein LOC134794843, translating to MSARSRRLVRMATKDKDGNHKHEQEYEQRQASDLDESQERIADQMQQIFNDNIFLDDSTPESEQELPRTKITLPARRISETTSESESSLFGGDFSDNDPTYHPDEEDQQRSPGNHSDDDGGLITLQDLLGPNAKENIESFTISPEPDTIHQYEEINNDTVSDIATLILSDVLELVWAEVKTLSRWRTADPSNWKKNVAKKRRAEGLSYTTNNQIRAPKVPKTVDCTKCLFKCTDTFTEQDRAKICRTYWHLDFVSKKNFILARITVQPPKKILVERKRPARPYTTKCYFDLGTEKRQVCQKFFCSALGISRATLSALLKTEMNLDFTPVLMDEDIMFRQIKLPQKRCKKYLTTFLPFLQWRDIIFVKNLNVNIWKAHFQLEKHF from the exons ATGAGTGCCAGGAGTAGAAGACTCGTTAGAATGGCCACGAAAGACAAGGATGGAAACC ATAAACACGAGCAGGAGTACGAACAACGCCAGGCTTCAGATCTCGACGAGTCACAAGAACGTATAGCTGATCAGATGCAGCAGATatttaatgataatatttttcTCGATGATAGCACGCCAGAGTCGGAGCAAGAGCTACCACGGACTAAAATAACATTGCCTGCAAGGCGAATCTCGGAAACGACATCAGAGTCAGAGTCGTCATTATTCGGCGGCGACTTTTCTGATAACGATCCTACGTACCATCCAGACGAAGAGGACCAGCAGCGGTCTCCTGGCAACCACAGCGATGATGATGGTGGTTTAATTACGTTGCAGGACTTATTAGGCCCCAATGCTAAGGAAAACATTGAATCTTTTACTATATCACCAGAGCCAGACACCATTCACCAATATGAAGAGATAAATAATGACACAGTCTCTGACATTGCTACTCTAATATTATCAGATGTGTTAGAGTTGGTTTgggcagaagtgaaaacattAAGCCGTTGGCGAACTGCCGATCCGAGCAATTGGAAAAAAAATGTCGCAAAAAAGAGACGTGCGGAAGGGTTGTCGTATACAACTAATAACCAAATAAGAGCCCCCAAAGTCCCTAAGACAGTTGATTGTACAAAATGCTTATTCAAATGTACAGATACATTCACCGAACAAGACCGAGCGAAAATTTGTAGAACCTACTGGCATTTGGACTTTGTAagcaaaaaaaactttatactGGCTCGTATTACAGTCCAGCCACCAAAGAAAATCCTGGTAGAGAGAAAACGACCAGCTAGACCTTACACtacaaagtgttattttgatttaggCACAGAGAAGCGACAAGTTTGTCAGAAATTCTTTTGCTCTGCTTTAGGCATCTCACGTGCAACACTCAGTGCGCTGTTAAAAACCGAGATGAACTTGGATTTTACTCCGGTGCTGATGGACGAGGACATCATGTTCCGCCAAATAAAACTCCCCCAGAAAAGGTGCAAGAAGTACTTGACCACATTTCTTCCTTTCCTACAATGGAGGGACATTATATTCGTAAAAAATCTAAACGTAAATATTTGGAAAGCACACTTTCA Attggaaaaacatttttaa